Below is a genomic region from Camelus dromedarius isolate mCamDro1 chromosome 25, mCamDro1.pat, whole genome shotgun sequence.
AAATATGTTGGTACTTTAAATTAGATAGCCATTTGTACCTGTAtccaaaatttttaatattttatatttatcattaaTTCTCAAGGAGAGGGTTTGTTTTACTCTTAAGTCCTTAAAAATTATGTATCAGAAATCCTCATGCTTAaattagagaaataatttaaagtgtTAAAATAGCTCTAGTAAAGCATGTAAAACGTAAAGCATGAGCATGTATTTAAGATATTTTCACAAATGATTCTCTTcaatttgaaaatcaatgtaagaaattaaaatatatatatatatataaaccaggTAAAGCTCATATTTTTCAGTAATATAaacttttatttgtgtttttaaaaaagtcacaaaGTCAATGTAAAAGTACTGAAACACACTATGATGGGGTAAAATAGGGGTTTGGTCCTCTACTAATTTAGCAGAAGCAAATTTTGATGGTAACTCATTTCTAAAATTAGTTTGAAAGTGTCTACTTTTTAAGTGTGCACATCCCCATCACCAATGCCAGAATATATGATTTTTGTTTCCAGCAATGCAGAGAGAATTGGAAGccagtaattaaaaagaaatgattactACCCGCCACCAAGAATTCAGTATGAGGACCTCAGAGGTTAAGATAATTAACAACACTGAGAAACAGTTATTCCAGAGTGACTTTTatcatttctcatttttactaataagacatttaaattagattttaaagaatcatttattTACCATATTTCCTCAGACTTTAATTACTTATTTCCTGATAATATGCTTTAAAGTCATACTGACATCAAGAGAACGTTATTGATCCTTGTTGTGTATCTTAAACCAGTGGCACAGAACACTGGTTTTATATTCCAAAATTTGTAGGTAATTTTAGAAGATTAAGTGCAGCCAAAACAGATGTTTAATACCCACTATGAGTAGTTCCTAAGGTCTTAACTGCCATGTAATGATTTATTCTTGAGAACATGGCTTGTTGCCAAGTATActcattttcaaatgttaataTTATCAAAACTTTAAGAATTACAATTGAAACAAAAGTACATGTAGGAACAAAAGCGCCTTTTTTCAtataatgtgaatttttttaaatcaagagatTTGACAATATTTTCAGCTCAGCTATGATCTGAAAACATACCGTGAGACTATAGAAATAGAGCATTCCCAGTACAGGAGAAAGAACGAACGAATAACACCATTCTATACCTGGTGCCTATAACACTTTCACTAAGccatttaattttaaacaagCGTTTGTTCCAGTTGAATGGCTCATTATCTGCAAAAACTCtttcaaggaaataaataacaCTTCAAATACCCAAACTGTAGACAGATGAAAGAATACTAGCCTTCTTGAGGGAGAGGAATGGGGGGAACAAGATGTATTCTAAAAAGCAACTTCACTCTGCTGAACGGGAAAGAAACCTTGCCCAATGATAACCCATCTCAGGAGCCACTGAAATGCAACAATATCATTATTTGGGAGGCTATAAAGTGGGTGCCCAGCAGCTGCTCAGTAACTGTTTTACCTACTTTTAACTCGTGAAAAGCTGAGGCTCAAAATACTGATCTTATGTACACAAACCCAACTACtattaaacaaagaaatatgGCATATAAGGAAGTGTTTTTGTTAAGTTTGCTCTGTGAAAACTATTTGCTTATGAGCTTTCTTTAATGGAGGTCTTCTAACAATTAATTTTAAGTATCTAGAAATTAACAGCAAAAACCAGAAAATTAATCACTCAATATTTTTAAGTTCATAAAACAAGTTTTCATCTTATGCTCAAATTGAGATGTCCAGAGAGCAAAAAGCTGAATCGCGAGTGGCAGATACTCAGAGAATTCTGCTTTTGTCATCCACTTTACTGAATGCTCCCCACTTTTGATTTTAGCAGACTGGAAAACACACAGCTCATTACCATGGTGTCAGTGTTTTGGTTTCAAGAGCCTTTGCCAACACTGCCATGCACTGTCCAAAGAGGCCAGGAAAATGTCACCTCGTAACTGCCCAGATAAACGTGAACCAGGTAGCAGTCTTTATACACTAGGAACATAGGGGCCACAAACAGCATACTGGCAGAAAGTAAAAACCAGTGGCCTTTTGGATGTGGACTAAAATGAtggttaaaaaatagaatttatcatATTCTAGCCATATAAtgggctttttaaaataagaaactaattAAGTTGGTAAAATATATAGTCTGCAACCCTTACCTTAAAAAAGCCATAGCAAAACTATTTCTCTTTCACAGAATacatgttttactttaaaattactaATGTTCACCTGTAAAATTTAAGTCTGACCTAACTTCCCACGTCTAGTCAAAGAACACAGCTCCCCAGACGGTCAATGACCAGCACACTGTAACCTGCAAGCCCAGTGCAGCCACCGCCTGTACTTCTGTACTGGCCACAAGCTTAGCATGGTTTCcgcatttttaaaagtttgtaagaaaaaaaatgcaacagataCCACCTgtggctcacaaagcctaaattatttaccatctggcctttCGCAGAAAAAGTCAGCCAGCCCCTGACTTATATCTACCAAAAGTTCTAAATGAATGTCCTGTTCCTGCTGACTTGAATAtaactttctgttgtttgtaTTTTAAGTTCATGCTCAAGACCAAAACTTAGGGCGTGAAGCAAGTAGCTGCTGATTAAATGCAACAAGGATaagcatatttattttgtttgaataaTAAATAGCAGATGCACAATAAAACACTGCAGAAAATAGGGCTTCAAATTTTCACAAAATCTGGGGATGTAAAATTTATGGAAATTTACATATATCATTTTCTCAGTTACTTGGAATAGCTCTTTAAAGTCTTCCAAAAGCATGCAAATATCAAGTTAATTTcaacagagaaagatgaataaactTTTGAAAGGCAAATCAACAAGTCCatgtaataaagagaaaaaaatcaaagatcagAAACTAAATATCTGATTATAATCTAGCAACATAAATTACATAACAGTATCAATGAAACAGGATTTAAATACAAGAAAAGCTGAGTGACAGAAGGTTAAGAAATAAAGTACAAGTATTCCTTATATTTTAACAATCCATAAAAAATGTCTACAAAGCAAATTTAAGTTAATCCACTGGTATCACACATACTATATCCCGTTCcctatcccccccacccccccacaaaACCAGTATAAAACCTAAACatctattttaaaaggaaaccagGTATTCTTCTGATTAGTTATGATGCTGGGGTATGTTAAAGCACTAACATCAAACACTAAGAATAAGCAATACTTCTGAGGTAGTAACCATACAACTAGGAAAGAAGATACAGCTCCTTAGGCTCTTACAGAATGAGAAGGGGAGGGCAACACTGTAGGAATAACAAGACTTCCTTTTACTGCCCTTTATTGCCTTTCTATTGCAAATGTAGCCCACGTACCAAAGTGAGCAACACCTGAGAGCTTGCTAAAAATGCAGAATCACAGGTTCAACCTAGACCCTAATTCTAATTCAGAATTAGAATCTGGATCTGAGTAGGAAGCCCAGTTGATTCATATGCGTATTGAAGTATGAGAAGCACTGCTTTATTTGCAGCCCTTTACAACATTAGGCCAAGtcccttagattttttttcttttctttagaaaatgtaaactaaCATGTTCGCTAGTCTAAaaggtatcttttaaaagttgcaaataatgcaagttaataaaatatttatggtaTATTCTAGATAGTAGGTTTGtaaatgttttcaataaaattCCTTCAATTATATATCTGAAAATTTTTCATACGCAAATGGGAGAAAAAGTTGTAACACTATAATCATGTTTTCTGAGTACCTCCTAAGGGAAATCAAAGTCAGAGAAGACCAGTACAAAGAAGACGAAAACCAAACCTTTACCCAGTCTTTGGGACCTGGGAATGAtatgaatgaaattttaattcctccaaagtaaagtgaaataatgtatatacCAAATACTTCTTTAACTTATAAATCAGATTTTAGAATGAGATATCTATACTATGATCAAACACCCCAGAAATTCAGCTTTTAATcccaaaatgaaaacttaaaatagaattcttttttttttttcactgtgtatCAAATTTGCACAACTAGAAAGTGGTACATGTGATCTTCCACTAGGGAAACAGACATACATACTAGCTGAATGATGGTTTACTTTAAAGTATTTCCCCCTTTATAAAATTTAGTGAAAGGTCTAGAGTGTGTTTTTGTCAGTTAAACCATGTAACAAGATGTTCATCAGTTTTCAGCTTCTAGCATTATGAAGTTAAATTCCATGAAACTGGTTTTCTGGGCTCATAGTTGCACATATGGCAAGGCCCCATAAAAGGTTCCATATTGTGTGGAACATATTAGTATCCCATCATAACCTTACATATTCCtttctaggatttttttctatatgTTAAACTCTTATTTCATACAAATAGGTTAAATAAtaccaattattttattttacctagaGAAAAAGCTACTTTTAACATAAAGAtagtttttgaaaaattcagGACCAAGCTGGCAATATTTTTTATCAGAACAACacagtaaatgaaaaatttttaaatattctcttgCTTTAATAAaactttcttcaaaaataaataaatccttacAAAAATTctaccagagtaaaattcttcAAATACAACAAAATTCAGTCTAGAAAACATACGACATAATACTCTTAAAAGCACTTCTAAAATAGGAAACTCaaaatttgtttccttgttcTTTGACTTTATAAatataacagtaaaaaaaaaagaaaattcccacATTTCTTGAATCTTGAATATAAGATGTGCTGAGTTGAAGAAAAAAGTTCAGTGTAGAAAGAAACCAAAGCCAAAAATAATACCACAGGCACTGGAGTAAAAAGGGCTGCCTCCCACATCCTTAAGAGAACATTTACCaaataaatattgtttcatttcctattttagtataatagaaaaaaaactgacaaattatATCAACTGATATAACAATAATGCTATCAAGTATGTGTATTAATGTTCTTGCCCTCCTGGCCCCAAAtgacaatattaaaatatgtaatagtAAATGATGATTAATGattaaaatcacataaaatagTCTGCAGAGAAGAGGTTTGTATTTATTACAGTTTTACTTACCTGTCTTGTTTTTGCTGATGTTTCAATGAAGGGAATTCCATAACTTCTTGCTAAGTCCTGAGCCTGTTTTGTGTCTACTGTTCTAGAAGGCAAATCACATTTATTTCCTACTAGGACCATAGGTACATCTTCAGAGTCTTTAACTCTTTTTATTTGTTCtctggggaggaagaaaaaaaagttatagcaGAAGAATTAGTAACAAAAACCTTTCAAAAATTGTCCAACTTCATCTCATAAAATATGGCTAAAAGACCTAGTTCCCATCACACcaaattttcctttctcctccttcaagttatttttctctgtgtccctTGAAAGATCAAATACCTAGAAATATAGTAAAACTACAATCCAGTAGGTTCATATGCAGGTAGGTCAGAaggataaaacagaaatattgaaCGATTCTAGGCCAAAAGAGTGTTacacctaatttaaaaaaatttaatcttagaaacatatactatatatgttGTTAAATGTATATGTagaattaaaaagtttttttaaaaatacgaaTTATAACATAAACATAATCTTCACattccattctttaaaaaaagagcacCAAGTGGAAAGATTCTGATATCTATTGgacaattattttattaaaagtagatGGTTTTATGCAAATTTCTCAGATTCTTTAAATACTGTATTGTTCTAACACTTCAATCTTACAACTTCAGAGTTAAGCTTTTTTCCTTAATTATCTAAGGCCAACATTTATCCGATTCCAAGGAATTCTATACTAAATATACTATTCGGCACCTAAATTTAAGGCACCATCTCAAtgactttttcacatttttgttcatggtttttatttttatgatggaTCTAGCTTAAAGCCTTGTTTCTCCAGTATAGCATGGTAAAGAGCACAGGTTTTAGAGTCAAATGGGCCTACGTTTCAATTCCATCActactaccatgtgatccagaacAAGTTACACAATTGCTCTAATCCTTAAGAACTTCATTTCTAAAACAGGGATATTACCTAcctcataaaaattattttaaaatttaaattagataaCTTGTGCATGGCAGTTAGCAAAGACTCAATAAGTGGAAGATACAATTACCCCTCAGTGTCTATTTTATTCAACTTAAACCCACCTATAATGGTGAATATCTTCAAATGACTTAGTATTATTTATGGCAAATACACAAAGAAAGCCCTCCCCAGTCCTCATGTACTGGTCCCTCATTGCACTGTACTCCTCTTGACCTGCTGTGTCGAGAATATCCAAGAGACAGGTTTCTCCATCAATTACTACTTGTTTCCTGTAGGAATCCTGAGAAGGGAGAAACACAGTCTGGATTATTATGGCgcaccttttatttttaagaaagatgtTAGACACAACTctggaacaaacaaacaaacaaaacaacccaattcaaaactGGGCAAAGTACTTGAATAGGCAaatctccaaagaaaatacataaatggccaataagcacttgaaaagatacCTAACATCActtaggaaatacaaatcaaaatgagTTATCACTttatacccattaggatggctacttaaaaaaaaaagaaagaaaataacaagtgctagcgaggatacagagaacaaaaagtCACACACAGAAGtaccataaaatccagcaatcccattccccGATATACAAATAGAAGAACCGAAAGCAGAAACCCAAACCCGTGTATGCCAATGGTCACAGCagcatattttataatagctaaaatGTAGAAACCACCCAAGTGTTTattaaacagatgaatggataaacacgtGCACGTGGGggcacacacggacacacacacacacacacacacacacacacacacacacacacacaggaatattatttagccataaaaaggaatggagttctgatatatgctacaatagGGATGAACCTTGATaacattatgccaagtaaaaaagttagacacagaaggacaaccattctatgattccacttatattgAGATACCTAGACTATGTaaagtcacagagacagaaagtagaatagaggttcctggggctgggggagagggcagttggaaagttattatttaatgggcaTAGAGTGTCAGTTTGGGATggtgagaaagttctggaaacaGAGCTAATGGTTGTCCAATACTGTGAATTTACTTAATGCCACTagattgtacacttaaaatggctgcaatgataaattatatatataaaggtatattatatataatgtatatatattatatataaatgtgtatcttATGGcagttaaaa
It encodes:
- the KRAS gene encoding GTPase KRas isoform X2, coding for MTEYKLVVVGAGGVGKSALTIQLIQNHFVDEYDPTIEDSYRKQVVIDGETCLLDILDTAGQEEYSAMRDQYMRTGEGFLCVFAINNTKSFEDIHHYREQIKRVKDSEDVPMVLVGNKCDLPSRTVDTKQAQDLARSYGIPFIETSAKTRQGVDDAFYTLVREIRKHKEKMSKDGKKKKKKSKTKCIIM
- the KRAS gene encoding GTPase KRas isoform X1; translated protein: MTEYKLVVVGAGGVGKSALTIQLIQNHFVDEYDPTIEDSYRKQVVIDGETCLLDILDTAGQEEYSAMRDQYMRTGEGFLCVFAINNTKSFEDIHHYREQIKRVKDSEDVPMVLVGNKCDLPSRTVDTKQAQDLARSYGIPFIETSAKTRQRVEDAFYTLVREIRQYRLKKICKEEKTPGCVKIKKCIVM